In Phacochoerus africanus isolate WHEZ1 chromosome 14, ROS_Pafr_v1, whole genome shotgun sequence, one genomic interval encodes:
- the TVP23C gene encoding Golgi apparatus membrane protein TVP23 homolog C isoform X3, with protein MVSHRGDRKGKSFQDSNDDTEDVSLFDAEEETSNRPKKSKIRHPVASFFHLFFRVSAIIVYLLCELFSSSFIACMVTIILLLSCDFWAVKNVTGRLMVGLRWWNHIDEDGKSHWVFESRKASPQETRTVSEAESRIFWLGLVACPVLWVIFAFSALFSFRVKWLTTGDDQTS; from the exons ATGGTGAGCCACAGAGGGGACCGGAAAGGGAAGAGCTTTCAG GACAGTAATGATGACACCGAAGATGTTTCCCTGTTTGATGCGGAAGAGGAGACAAGTAACAGACCGAAAAAATCCAAAATCAG ACACCCAGTGGcatcatttttccatttattctttcGAGTCAGTGCAATTATAGTCTATCTGCTCTGTGAATTGTTCAGCAGCAGCTTTATTGCCTGTATGGTGACAATTATCTTATTGTTGTCATGTGACTTTTGGGCAGTCAAG AACGTCACAGGTAGGCTGATGGTTGGCCTGCGCTGGTGGAACCACATTGATGAAGATGGAAAAAGCCATTGGGTGTTTGAGTCCAGGAAG GCCTCCCCTCAAGAGACTAGGACTGTTTCGGAGGCCGAGTCAAGGATCTTCTGGTTGGGACTCGTTGCCTGTCCGGTGCTGTGGGTGATCTTCGCCTTTAGCGCCCTCTTCTCCTTCAGAGTGAAGTGGTTG ACCACAGGAGACGATCAGACATCCTGA
- the TVP23C gene encoding Golgi apparatus membrane protein TVP23 homolog C isoform X1: MVSHRGDRKGKSFQDSNDDTEDVSLFDAEEETSNRPKKSKIRHPVASFFHLFFRVSAIIVYLLCELFSSSFIACMVTIILLLSCDFWAVKNVTGRLMVGLRWWNHIDEDGKSHWVFESRKASPQETRTVSEAESRIFWLGLVACPVLWVIFAFSALFSFRVKWLAVVIMGVVLQGANLYGYIRCKVGSRKNLTSMATSYLGKQFLRQTTGDDQTS, encoded by the exons ATGGTGAGCCACAGAGGGGACCGGAAAGGGAAGAGCTTTCAG GACAGTAATGATGACACCGAAGATGTTTCCCTGTTTGATGCGGAAGAGGAGACAAGTAACAGACCGAAAAAATCCAAAATCAG ACACCCAGTGGcatcatttttccatttattctttcGAGTCAGTGCAATTATAGTCTATCTGCTCTGTGAATTGTTCAGCAGCAGCTTTATTGCCTGTATGGTGACAATTATCTTATTGTTGTCATGTGACTTTTGGGCAGTCAAG AACGTCACAGGTAGGCTGATGGTTGGCCTGCGCTGGTGGAACCACATTGATGAAGATGGAAAAAGCCATTGGGTGTTTGAGTCCAGGAAG GCCTCCCCTCAAGAGACTAGGACTGTTTCGGAGGCCGAGTCAAGGATCTTCTGGTTGGGACTCGTTGCCTGTCCGGTGCTGTGGGTGATCTTCGCCTTTAGCGCCCTCTTCTCCTTCAGAGTGAAGTGGTTG GCGGTGGTCATCATGGGTGTGGTGCTGCAAGGTGCCAACCTGTATGGCTACATCAGGTGCAAAGTGGGCAGCAGGAAGAATTTAACCAGCATGGCCACGTCCTACCTTGGGAAGCAGTTTCTAAGACAA ACCACAGGAGACGATCAGACATCCTGA
- the TVP23C gene encoding Golgi apparatus membrane protein TVP23 homolog C isoform X5 translates to MVGLRWWNHIDEDGKSHWVFESRKASPQETRTVSEAESRIFWLGLVACPVLWVIFAFSALFSFRVKWLAVVIMGVVLQGANLYGYIRCKVGSRKNLTSMATSYLGKQFLRQTTGDDQTS, encoded by the exons ATGGTTGGCCTGCGCTGGTGGAACCACATTGATGAAGATGGAAAAAGCCATTGGGTGTTTGAGTCCAGGAAG GCCTCCCCTCAAGAGACTAGGACTGTTTCGGAGGCCGAGTCAAGGATCTTCTGGTTGGGACTCGTTGCCTGTCCGGTGCTGTGGGTGATCTTCGCCTTTAGCGCCCTCTTCTCCTTCAGAGTGAAGTGGTTG GCGGTGGTCATCATGGGTGTGGTGCTGCAAGGTGCCAACCTGTATGGCTACATCAGGTGCAAAGTGGGCAGCAGGAAGAATTTAACCAGCATGGCCACGTCCTACCTTGGGAAGCAGTTTCTAAGACAA ACCACAGGAGACGATCAGACATCCTGA
- the TVP23C gene encoding Golgi apparatus membrane protein TVP23 homolog C isoform X2, which translates to MLQQDSNDDTEDVSLFDAEEETSNRPKKSKIRHPVASFFHLFFRVSAIIVYLLCELFSSSFIACMVTIILLLSCDFWAVKNVTGRLMVGLRWWNHIDEDGKSHWVFESRKASPQETRTVSEAESRIFWLGLVACPVLWVIFAFSALFSFRVKWLAVVIMGVVLQGANLYGYIRCKVGSRKNLTSMATSYLGKQFLRQTTGDDQTS; encoded by the exons ATGTTGCAGCAG GACAGTAATGATGACACCGAAGATGTTTCCCTGTTTGATGCGGAAGAGGAGACAAGTAACAGACCGAAAAAATCCAAAATCAG ACACCCAGTGGcatcatttttccatttattctttcGAGTCAGTGCAATTATAGTCTATCTGCTCTGTGAATTGTTCAGCAGCAGCTTTATTGCCTGTATGGTGACAATTATCTTATTGTTGTCATGTGACTTTTGGGCAGTCAAG AACGTCACAGGTAGGCTGATGGTTGGCCTGCGCTGGTGGAACCACATTGATGAAGATGGAAAAAGCCATTGGGTGTTTGAGTCCAGGAAG GCCTCCCCTCAAGAGACTAGGACTGTTTCGGAGGCCGAGTCAAGGATCTTCTGGTTGGGACTCGTTGCCTGTCCGGTGCTGTGGGTGATCTTCGCCTTTAGCGCCCTCTTCTCCTTCAGAGTGAAGTGGTTG GCGGTGGTCATCATGGGTGTGGTGCTGCAAGGTGCCAACCTGTATGGCTACATCAGGTGCAAAGTGGGCAGCAGGAAGAATTTAACCAGCATGGCCACGTCCTACCTTGGGAAGCAGTTTCTAAGACAA ACCACAGGAGACGATCAGACATCCTGA
- the TVP23C gene encoding Golgi apparatus membrane protein TVP23 homolog C isoform X4, producing MVTIILLLSCDFWAVKNVTGRLMVGLRWWNHIDEDGKSHWVFESRKASPQETRTVSEAESRIFWLGLVACPVLWVIFAFSALFSFRVKWLAVVIMGVVLQGANLYGYIRCKVGSRKNLTSMATSYLGKQFLRQTTGDDQTS from the exons ATGGTGACAATTATCTTATTGTTGTCATGTGACTTTTGGGCAGTCAAG AACGTCACAGGTAGGCTGATGGTTGGCCTGCGCTGGTGGAACCACATTGATGAAGATGGAAAAAGCCATTGGGTGTTTGAGTCCAGGAAG GCCTCCCCTCAAGAGACTAGGACTGTTTCGGAGGCCGAGTCAAGGATCTTCTGGTTGGGACTCGTTGCCTGTCCGGTGCTGTGGGTGATCTTCGCCTTTAGCGCCCTCTTCTCCTTCAGAGTGAAGTGGTTG GCGGTGGTCATCATGGGTGTGGTGCTGCAAGGTGCCAACCTGTATGGCTACATCAGGTGCAAAGTGGGCAGCAGGAAGAATTTAACCAGCATGGCCACGTCCTACCTTGGGAAGCAGTTTCTAAGACAA ACCACAGGAGACGATCAGACATCCTGA